One region of Aurantimonas sp. HBX-1 genomic DNA includes:
- a CDS encoding Do family serine endopeptidase, producing MRNQVNSKKTRRGVIASVLAAGVAGSVLAGGMLTNTVPVLADPVKVEAPTENFGFADVVEKVSPAVVSVRVTQNITPAANDGAQMESPFGNLPEDHPLRRFFDVPGSPGMPRGMTPPREPRNAMGQGSGFFISDDGYVVTNNHVVEGGSKYTVVMDDGTEFDAKLIGTDPRTDLALLKVDDADRTFTYVEFGSDDGVRVGEWVVAVGNPFGLGGSVTAGIVSARGRDIGAGPYDDFLQIDAAVNRGNSGGPAFDLNGKVIGVNTAIFSPSGGNVGIAFAIPASVAKDVIKSLRENGSVERGWLGVQIAPVTADIAEAVGLADDNGAIVTLPDTETPASKAGIETGDVITAVNGETVEGPRELARKVADYRPNAKVDVTVWRDGKAQEIAVTLGDLSSLDEAASAEGSSGRPSVDPSSLSGYGLTLTPSEDGDGVVVTNVDPDSSAADRGVQAGDVIVAVNGTEVSSQKEVQDAISEASESGRNAALFQLRNGDQNRFVALPIAKS from the coding sequence ATGCGAAACCAAGTCAACAGCAAGAAGACGCGCCGCGGCGTGATCGCCAGCGTCCTGGCCGCCGGCGTTGCCGGATCGGTCCTCGCCGGCGGAATGCTGACCAACACCGTGCCGGTGCTCGCAGATCCGGTCAAGGTCGAAGCGCCGACCGAGAATTTCGGCTTTGCGGACGTCGTGGAGAAGGTCTCCCCGGCGGTCGTATCCGTGCGCGTCACCCAGAACATCACGCCGGCGGCGAACGACGGCGCCCAGATGGAAAGCCCGTTCGGCAATCTGCCGGAAGACCATCCGCTGCGCCGCTTCTTCGACGTTCCTGGCAGCCCCGGCATGCCGCGCGGCATGACCCCGCCGCGCGAGCCCCGCAACGCGATGGGCCAGGGCTCGGGCTTCTTCATCTCCGACGACGGCTACGTGGTCACCAACAACCACGTCGTCGAAGGTGGCAGCAAGTACACGGTAGTCATGGATGACGGCACCGAGTTCGATGCCAAGCTGATCGGCACCGACCCGCGTACCGACCTCGCCCTGCTCAAGGTCGACGACGCGGATCGCACCTTCACCTATGTCGAGTTCGGCAGCGATGATGGCGTGCGCGTCGGCGAGTGGGTCGTCGCCGTCGGCAATCCGTTCGGCCTCGGCGGCTCGGTGACGGCCGGCATCGTCTCGGCCCGCGGCCGCGACATCGGCGCCGGCCCCTACGACGACTTCCTGCAGATCGACGCGGCGGTCAATCGCGGCAATTCCGGCGGCCCGGCCTTCGATCTCAACGGCAAGGTCATCGGCGTCAACACCGCGATCTTCTCGCCGTCGGGTGGCAATGTCGGCATCGCCTTCGCCATCCCGGCTTCGGTCGCCAAGGACGTGATCAAGTCGCTGCGCGAGAATGGCAGTGTCGAGCGCGGCTGGCTGGGCGTGCAGATCGCGCCGGTGACCGCCGACATCGCCGAGGCTGTCGGCCTCGCCGACGACAACGGCGCGATCGTCACCCTGCCGGACACCGAGACCCCGGCTTCCAAGGCCGGCATCGAGACCGGCGACGTGATCACCGCGGTCAACGGCGAGACCGTCGAGGGCCCGCGCGAACTGGCCCGCAAGGTCGCCGACTACCGGCCGAATGCCAAGGTCGACGTGACCGTCTGGCGCGACGGCAAGGCCCAGGAGATCGCCGTGACGCTCGGCGACCTGTCCAGCCTCGACGAGGCGGCTTCGGCCGAAGGGTCTTCCGGACGGCCGTCGGTCGATCCGTCCTCGCTGTCGGGCTATGGCCTGACGCTGACGCCGTCGGAAGACGGCGACGGCGTGGTGGTGACGAATGTCGACCCGGACTCGTCCGCGGCGGACCGTGGCGTGCAGGCCGGCGACGTCATCGTCGCCGTCAACGGCACGGAGGTCTCCAGCCAGAAGGAGGTCCAGGACGCGATCTCCGAGGCTTCGGAATCCGGCCGCAATGCAGCGCTCTTCCAGCTGCGCAACGGCGACCAGAACCGCTTCGTCGCGCTGCCGATCGCCAAGAGCTGA
- a CDS encoding HAMP domain-containing sensor histidine kinase: MARLKALMRMTAVRLSAVYLLLFAICAVVLVFYVTATASNILKNQSRAAISEEISELSLIYQTTGIVGLVRTIDRRARQPGASLYLVTDATGRIIAGNVESLQVGVLDENGFTENAFGYERFSEDARNRYYIAVAEVFSLPNGMRILVGRDQTEQERFREIVRSALILALALMSAAAVLAWVFVGRKALQRLDRMSAASNRILAGDLSERLPVTGAGDEFDRLSENLNRLLARVALLQEGLRQVSDNIAHDLKTPLTRLRNRAEAALAVGAGAGEGGPREALEGMLGEADQMIRTFDALLMISRVEAGSHPVLKQSVDIAAIVADVAELYEPLAEEVDARLVVDAPSPVMALVSRELIAQALSNLIDNALKYAVAPDRPTTVTIRLAVADGMCRLSVEDDGPGIPADQYERVLERFYRLDRSRTMPGSGLGLSLVQAIVRVHDGELTLEDAAPGLRVVLVFPLDGRTSSSDGG, from the coding sequence ATGGCGCGGCTAAAGGCGCTGATGCGGATGACGGCGGTTCGCCTGTCCGCGGTTTATCTCCTGCTTTTCGCCATCTGCGCCGTCGTGCTGGTGTTCTACGTCACCGCCACGGCATCGAACATCCTGAAGAACCAGAGCCGTGCCGCGATCTCGGAAGAGATCAGCGAACTCTCCCTGATCTACCAGACAACCGGCATCGTCGGGTTGGTGCGGACGATCGACCGGCGGGCGCGCCAGCCGGGCGCCTCGCTCTATCTCGTCACCGACGCCACCGGGCGGATCATCGCCGGCAATGTCGAGAGCCTGCAGGTCGGGGTCCTGGACGAGAACGGATTCACCGAGAACGCCTTCGGCTACGAACGCTTCTCCGAAGACGCCAGGAACCGCTACTATATCGCCGTCGCCGAGGTCTTCAGCCTGCCGAACGGCATGCGCATTCTTGTCGGGCGCGACCAGACCGAACAGGAGCGCTTCCGCGAGATCGTCCGCTCGGCGCTGATCCTGGCGCTCGCATTGATGAGCGCGGCGGCGGTGCTGGCCTGGGTCTTCGTCGGCCGCAAGGCGCTGCAGCGGCTCGACCGGATGTCTGCGGCCAGCAACCGGATTCTTGCCGGCGACCTCAGCGAGCGGCTGCCGGTGACCGGGGCAGGCGACGAATTCGACCGGCTGTCGGAGAACCTCAACCGGCTGCTGGCGCGCGTCGCGCTGCTGCAGGAGGGACTGCGGCAGGTCTCCGACAACATCGCCCACGACCTGAAGACGCCGCTGACGCGGCTGCGCAACCGCGCCGAGGCGGCGCTTGCCGTGGGGGCGGGGGCGGGCGAGGGGGGCCCGCGCGAGGCGCTGGAGGGCATGCTCGGCGAGGCCGACCAGATGATCCGCACCTTCGACGCGCTGCTGATGATCTCGCGGGTCGAGGCGGGCTCGCACCCGGTGCTGAAGCAGAGCGTCGACATCGCGGCGATCGTCGCCGACGTCGCCGAACTCTACGAGCCGCTGGCCGAAGAGGTGGACGCGCGGCTGGTCGTCGATGCGCCGTCGCCGGTCATGGCGCTGGTCAGCCGCGAGCTGATCGCCCAGGCCCTGTCCAACCTCATCGACAATGCGCTGAAATATGCCGTCGCGCCCGACCGGCCGACGACGGTGACGATCCGCCTCGCGGTGGCGGACGGCATGTGCCGGCTTTCGGTGGAGGACGACGGCCCCGGCATCCCCGCCGACCAGTACGAGCGGGTGCTGGAGCGCTTCTACCGGCTCGACCGCAGCCGCACGATGCCGGGCTCGGGCCTCGGCCTGTCGCTGGTGCAGGCGATCGTTCGCGTGCATGACGGCGAGCTGACGCTTGAGGATGCCGCGCCCGGCCTTAGAGTTGTGCTGGTGTTTCCCCTCGATGGAAGGACCAGCAGCAGCGATGGCGGATGA
- a CDS encoding response regulator transcription factor: MSSVAAEGLSPVSMRILIIEDDREAAAYLVKALREAGHVAEHAANGEDGFHMADTRSYDVLIVDRMLPARDGLSVVSGLREKGNGTPALILSALGQVDDRVTGLRAGGDDYLPKPFAFSELLARIEVLGRRRGGKEVETAYRVGDLELDRLSHEVKRGGKPIVLQPREFRLLEYLMKHANQVVTRTMLLENVWDYHFDPQTNVIDVHVSRLRSKIEREFGSPLLHTVRGSGYIMRAGE; the protein is encoded by the coding sequence ATGTCTTCTGTTGCAGCCGAGGGGCTTTCTCCCGTTTCCATGCGCATTCTCATCATCGAAGACGACCGCGAGGCGGCCGCCTATCTCGTCAAGGCGCTGCGCGAGGCAGGCCATGTCGCCGAGCACGCCGCCAACGGCGAGGACGGCTTCCACATGGCCGATACCCGCAGCTACGACGTCTTGATCGTCGACCGCATGCTTCCGGCACGTGACGGGCTCTCGGTGGTCTCAGGCCTGCGCGAGAAGGGCAACGGCACGCCGGCGCTGATCCTTTCGGCGCTCGGCCAGGTCGACGACCGAGTCACCGGCCTGCGGGCCGGCGGCGACGACTACCTGCCCAAGCCCTTCGCCTTCTCCGAACTGCTGGCGCGGATCGAGGTGCTCGGCCGCCGCCGCGGCGGCAAGGAGGTCGAGACCGCCTACCGCGTCGGCGACCTCGAACTCGACCGGCTGTCGCACGAGGTCAAGCGCGGCGGGAAGCCGATCGTCCTGCAGCCGCGCGAGTTCCGCCTGCTGGAATATCTGATGAAGCACGCCAACCAGGTGGTGACCCGCACCATGCTGCTGGAGAACGTCTGGGACTATCATTTCGACCCGCAGACCAACGTCATCGACGTGCATGTCTCGCGGCTGCGCTCGAAGATCGAGCGCGAGTTCGGCTCGCCTCTGCTGCATACGGTGCGCGGCTCGGGCTACATCATGCGCGCCGGCGAATAG
- a CDS encoding PAS domain-containing sensor histidine kinase, protein MSRFETLLSAKAEIVGHAKILAAPAYEKLLRSERPLRRSIPVLIVLFLAVAAIARFASLVGEHDGIEREVARDLKIAATLMRAESRSALLADGSIDGAALLTSEIPAEVVEHGRFAVISDAAGRITAAMPGYDRLIGQDLRLLMGDSQALLMFGERAGVQETDFEGEAAYVASATLGEGAGTVSFIQPEAELFASWQSSVYTNVTLFVLTSFMMLVMLYAYFRQSIRAEDADALYLETHLRVDTALSRGHCGLWDWDIGRGRMYWSRSMYEILGMVPRDDVLSFGEIAPLLHPGDGSLFDVARGVAAGRIGHLDRVFRMRRSDGTYVWLRARADVTRCGDHEVHLIGVAVDVSEQQELARRSDEANEQLNSAIENISETFVLCDNRDRVVLCNSKYRETFGLTEADVARGTPLETVMAKARRPIDSQLVTSPTFTAGERASEALLPDGRWLLMSERRTADGGFVSIGTDVTQLKLHQARLSDSERRLIAVIEDLSTARRDAERKAGQLSELNASFAAEKERAETASRAKTTFLANMSHELRTPLNAILGFSEIMRDGTFGPIGCQKYTEYCEDIHQSGHYLLRLINDILDMAKIEAGRLILNPEEVDLAETVAEAMKIVEIQAARKQLTLAVAAPERLQIRSDRRATKQILINLLSNAVKFTEAGGSVRLGVKQVGDSVLISIGDDGMGIPQEALRTLGRPFEQIENEWTRTNKGTGLGLAIARSLVELHGGRMRISSRVGVGTIVALRLPAAGFDKCEQPALAIATAA, encoded by the coding sequence TTGTCCCGATTCGAGACCCTGCTGAGCGCTAAAGCCGAGATCGTCGGACACGCGAAAATCCTCGCCGCCCCAGCCTACGAAAAGCTCCTCCGCTCCGAGCGGCCCCTGCGCCGCAGCATCCCCGTCCTGATTGTCCTGTTCCTGGCCGTCGCGGCCATAGCCCGTTTCGCCTCGCTGGTCGGCGAGCATGACGGCATCGAGCGCGAGGTCGCCCGCGACCTGAAGATCGCCGCGACGCTGATGCGCGCCGAGAGCCGGTCCGCGCTGCTCGCCGACGGCAGCATCGATGGCGCCGCGCTGCTGACCAGCGAAATTCCGGCCGAGGTAGTCGAGCACGGGCGCTTCGCGGTGATCAGCGACGCCGCCGGCCGGATCACCGCGGCGATGCCCGGCTACGACCGGCTGATCGGCCAGGATCTCCGCCTCTTGATGGGCGACTCCCAGGCGCTGCTGATGTTCGGCGAGCGGGCCGGCGTCCAGGAGACCGATTTCGAGGGCGAAGCCGCCTATGTGGCGAGCGCCACGCTCGGCGAGGGCGCCGGCACGGTCAGCTTCATCCAGCCCGAGGCGGAGCTGTTCGCCAGCTGGCAGTCCTCGGTCTACACCAATGTGACGCTGTTCGTGCTGACCAGCTTCATGATGCTGGTGATGCTCTACGCCTATTTTCGCCAGTCGATCCGGGCCGAGGACGCCGACGCGCTCTATCTCGAGACGCATCTGCGCGTCGACACCGCGCTGTCGCGCGGCCATTGCGGCCTCTGGGACTGGGACATCGGCCGCGGCCGGATGTACTGGTCGCGTTCGATGTACGAGATCCTCGGCATGGTGCCGCGCGACGACGTCCTGTCCTTCGGCGAGATCGCGCCGCTGCTGCATCCCGGCGACGGCAGCCTGTTCGACGTCGCTCGCGGCGTCGCCGCCGGGCGCATCGGCCATCTCGACCGCGTCTTCCGGATGCGCCGCAGCGACGGCACCTATGTCTGGCTGCGGGCCCGCGCCGACGTCACGCGCTGCGGCGACCACGAGGTGCACCTGATCGGCGTCGCGGTCGACGTCAGCGAGCAGCAGGAACTCGCCCGCCGCTCCGACGAGGCCAACGAGCAGCTCAACAGCGCCATCGAGAACATCTCCGAGACCTTCGTGCTCTGCGACAATCGCGACCGGGTCGTCCTGTGCAACTCCAAATACCGCGAGACCTTCGGCCTGACCGAGGCGGACGTCGCCCGCGGCACGCCGCTCGAAACGGTGATGGCCAAGGCGCGGCGGCCGATCGACAGCCAGCTGGTGACCAGCCCCACCTTCACCGCCGGCGAACGCGCCTCCGAGGCGCTGCTGCCGGACGGGCGATGGCTGCTGATGTCGGAGCGCCGCACCGCCGACGGTGGGTTCGTGTCGATCGGCACCGACGTCACCCAGCTGAAGCTGCACCAGGCGCGGCTGTCGGATTCCGAGCGCCGCCTGATCGCCGTCATCGAGGATCTGTCGACCGCCCGCCGCGACGCCGAGCGCAAGGCCGGCCAGCTGAGCGAGCTGAACGCCAGCTTCGCCGCCGAGAAGGAGCGCGCCGAGACCGCCTCGCGCGCCAAGACGACCTTCCTCGCCAACATGTCGCACGAGCTGCGCACGCCGCTGAACGCCATTCTCGGCTTCTCCGAGATCATGCGCGACGGCACGTTCGGGCCGATCGGCTGCCAGAAGTACACCGAGTACTGCGAGGACATCCACCAGAGCGGCCACTATCTGCTGCGGCTGATCAACGACATCCTCGACATGGCCAAGATCGAGGCCGGCCGGCTGATCCTCAACCCGGAGGAGGTCGACCTCGCAGAGACCGTCGCCGAGGCGATGAAGATCGTCGAGATCCAGGCCGCCAGGAAGCAGCTGACGCTCGCGGTGGCGGCGCCGGAGCGCCTGCAGATCCGCTCCGACCGGCGCGCCACCAAGCAGATCCTGATCAATCTCCTGTCGAACGCGGTGAAGTTCACCGAGGCCGGCGGATCGGTGCGGCTCGGCGTCAAGCAGGTCGGCGACTCCGTGCTGATCTCGATCGGCGACGACGGCATGGGCATCCCGCAGGAGGCGCTGCGCACGCTCGGCCGGCCGTTCGAGCAGATCGAGAACGAGTGGACCCGCACCAACAAGGGCACCGGCCTCGGCCTCGCCATCGCGCGCTCGCTGGTCGAGCTGCATGGCGGGCGGATGCGGATCTCCTCGCGGGTCGGGGTCGGTACGATCGTCGCGCTGCGCCTGCCGGCCGCGGGCTTCGACAAATGCGAGCAGCCGGCCCTGGCGATCGCCACCGCCGCCTGA
- a CDS encoding bifunctional [glutamine synthetase] adenylyltransferase/[glutamine synthetase]-adenylyl-L-tyrosine phosphorylase, with amino-acid sequence MADDRPCLGIGGDIRPLPLDPDKAAAWLADLRKAAAARELPRLEAFLAGGGKQVDALAAILDLSTHLNAEMLQHPEWLDGLFDHEPRARIDALIAEAAGLAGADLGESAMMRELRRIKREASLLIALRDLFGAASVAETTADLSALAEAAIDAAMRFCLADAHRAGKLQLPHPDDPEHGCGIFVLGMGKLGAGELNYSSDVDLIVFFDADAGICTDAGEQVDVFSRLVRRLVRMIGERTADGYVFRTDLRLRPDPGAMPLAISTDAAMTYYEGSGRNWERAAMIKARPVAGDRAAGEAFLQELTPFVWRRYLDFAAIADIQAMKSRIDEHRGFDEIAVAGHNVKLGRGGIREVEFFVQAQQLIAGGRSPGLRQRRTDKALAALTGGGWIAADTERELKDDYWFLRRIEHCIQMVADEQTHTLPEDPDGLERIARLAGFPDREAFSTALLERLRRVDRHFTRLFNDGRNRDRGAVPEGGFERLLSTDDDPDSLKRLAELGYARPADIARIVRSWNYGRYRATRSEAARERLAKVMPLLLEAFADARDPDAAIAAFDTFLAGLPAGIQFFSLIASNPRILDLLALIITSSPMLTATMAARPHVFDALLDPAFFDEVPDRALMAERLAPFLADAQGYEEVLARLRIFASEQRFLVGARLLSGVVDVGEAGPAFSNIADVVLEATLAAVSDAFAERHGRVPGARVALLGMGRLGSRELTAGSDVDLILLYDHDPDAEESDGEKKLPAKVYFARLTQRLIAALTAPMREGVLYEVDFRLRPSGNMGPLATHIDRFRRYQEAEAWTWERMALTRSRTVAGDPGLRDEVAATVRALLAAPRDPAETARDVATMRARLEREKPPKGPLDLKLRPGGLIDLEFLAQWALLTGRAPLDLVGHPTADVLAAADLGDPPAPIEADLPGTMRCFTAVIQVLRLGPSGVGAVSDLPPGLRERLARTIGAESADGIEPQLAAEAAATRSAFETLLPIEEEAGEAAPAGAAMRQR; translated from the coding sequence ATGGCGGATGACCGACCCTGCCTCGGGATCGGCGGAGACATCCGCCCGCTCCCGCTCGACCCCGACAAGGCCGCGGCCTGGCTCGCCGACCTGCGCAAGGCGGCGGCGGCGAGGGAACTGCCGCGGCTGGAGGCGTTCCTGGCCGGCGGCGGCAAGCAGGTCGACGCGCTCGCCGCGATCCTCGACCTCTCCACCCACCTCAACGCCGAGATGCTGCAGCATCCGGAATGGCTGGACGGGCTCTTCGACCATGAGCCGCGGGCCCGGATCGACGCGCTGATCGCGGAAGCCGCCGGCCTTGCCGGCGCCGATCTCGGCGAATCCGCGATGATGCGCGAACTGCGCCGCATCAAGCGCGAGGCCAGCCTGCTGATCGCGCTGCGCGACCTGTTCGGGGCGGCGTCGGTCGCCGAGACCACCGCCGACCTCTCGGCCCTGGCGGAAGCGGCGATCGACGCCGCCATGCGCTTTTGCCTTGCCGACGCGCATCGCGCCGGCAAGCTGCAACTGCCGCATCCGGACGACCCGGAGCACGGCTGCGGCATCTTCGTGCTCGGCATGGGCAAGCTGGGAGCCGGCGAGCTCAACTATTCCAGCGACGTCGACCTGATCGTGTTCTTCGACGCCGACGCCGGCATCTGCACCGATGCGGGCGAGCAGGTGGACGTGTTCTCGCGGCTGGTGCGCCGGCTGGTGCGGATGATCGGCGAGCGCACCGCCGACGGCTACGTCTTCCGCACCGATCTGCGCCTGCGGCCGGACCCCGGTGCCATGCCGCTGGCGATCTCCACCGACGCGGCGATGACCTATTACGAGGGTAGCGGGCGCAACTGGGAGCGCGCCGCGATGATCAAGGCGCGGCCGGTCGCGGGCGACCGGGCGGCGGGCGAGGCGTTCCTGCAGGAGCTGACGCCCTTCGTGTGGCGGCGCTATCTGGACTTCGCGGCGATCGCCGACATCCAGGCGATGAAGTCGCGCATCGACGAGCATCGCGGCTTCGACGAGATCGCCGTCGCCGGCCACAACGTCAAGCTGGGGCGCGGCGGCATCCGCGAGGTGGAGTTCTTCGTCCAGGCGCAGCAGCTGATTGCCGGCGGCCGGTCCCCCGGCCTGCGGCAGCGGCGCACCGACAAGGCGCTGGCGGCACTCACCGGCGGCGGCTGGATCGCGGCGGACACCGAGCGCGAGCTCAAGGACGACTACTGGTTCCTGCGCCGGATCGAGCACTGCATCCAGATGGTCGCCGACGAGCAGACCCATACGCTGCCTGAGGATCCGGACGGGCTCGAGCGCATCGCGCGGCTGGCCGGTTTTCCCGATCGCGAGGCTTTCTCGACGGCGCTGCTGGAGCGCCTGCGGCGGGTCGACCGGCACTTCACCCGCCTGTTCAACGACGGGCGCAACCGCGACCGGGGGGCGGTGCCGGAAGGCGGCTTCGAGCGGCTGCTGTCCACCGACGACGATCCGGACAGCCTGAAGCGGCTGGCCGAGCTCGGCTATGCGCGGCCCGCCGACATCGCGCGGATCGTGCGGTCCTGGAATTACGGCCGCTACCGGGCGACCCGCTCGGAGGCGGCGCGGGAGCGGCTGGCCAAGGTCATGCCGCTGCTGCTCGAGGCCTTCGCCGACGCGCGCGACCCGGATGCGGCCATCGCCGCCTTCGACACGTTCCTCGCCGGCCTGCCGGCGGGCATCCAGTTCTTCTCGCTGATCGCCTCCAACCCGCGCATCCTCGACCTCCTGGCGCTGATCATCACGTCGTCACCGATGCTGACGGCGACGATGGCGGCCCGGCCGCACGTCTTTGACGCGCTGCTGGACCCGGCCTTCTTCGACGAGGTGCCCGACCGGGCGCTGATGGCCGAGCGGCTGGCGCCGTTCCTCGCCGATGCGCAGGGCTACGAGGAAGTGCTGGCGCGGCTGCGGATCTTCGCCTCCGAGCAGCGCTTCCTGGTCGGCGCGCGGCTGCTCAGCGGCGTGGTCGATGTCGGCGAGGCGGGGCCGGCCTTCTCCAACATCGCCGACGTCGTGCTCGAGGCGACGCTGGCGGCGGTCTCGGACGCCTTCGCCGAGCGCCACGGCCGCGTGCCCGGCGCCCGCGTCGCGCTGCTCGGCATGGGCCGGCTCGGCAGCCGCGAGCTGACGGCGGGCTCGGACGTCGACCTCATCCTGCTCTACGACCATGATCCTGATGCGGAAGAATCCGACGGCGAGAAGAAGCTGCCGGCGAAGGTGTATTTCGCCCGGCTGACGCAGCGGCTGATCGCGGCGCTGACCGCGCCGATGCGCGAGGGCGTGCTCTACGAGGTGGATTTCCGCCTGCGCCCGTCCGGCAACATGGGCCCGCTCGCCACCCATATCGACCGGTTCCGGCGCTACCAGGAGGCCGAGGCCTGGACCTGGGAGCGCATGGCGCTGACCCGCTCGCGCACCGTGGCGGGCGACCCCGGCCTGCGGGACGAGGTCGCTGCGACGGTGCGGGCGCTGCTTGCCGCGCCGCGCGACCCGGCCGAGACCGCCCGCGACGTCGCCACGATGCGGGCCCGCCTGGAGCGGGAGAAGCCGCCGAAGGGCCCGCTCGACCTCAAGCTGCGGCCGGGCGGGCTGATCGATCTCGAATTCCTGGCGCAATGGGCGCTGCTGACCGGCCGCGCGCCGCTCGACCTCGTCGGGCACCCGACGGCGGACGTCCTGGCGGCGGCGGATCTCGGCGACCCGCCGGCGCCGATCGAGGCGGACCTGCCGGGGACGATGCGCTGCTTCACCGCGGTGATCCAGGTGCTGCGGCTGGGGCCTTCCGGCGTCGGCGCGGTGTCCGACCTGCCGCCGGGCCTCCGCGAGCGGCTGGCGAGGACCATCGGCGCGGAATCGGCGGACGGGATCGAGCCGCAGCTGGCGGCCGAGGCGGCGGCGACGCGGTCGGCCTTCGAGACGCTGTTGCCGATCGAGGAGGAAGCCGGCGAAGCGGCGCCGGCGGGCGCGGCGATGCGCCAGCGCTGA
- a CDS encoding cytochrome c-type biogenesis protein, with the protein MSPAGAVQPDEVLADPALESRARDLSAGLRCLVCQNQSIDDSDAELAKDLRVLVRQRLVAGDTNAEVIDYLVSRYGEFVLLKPRFEWGTLALWATPVVVLLSGVAFAVSSVRQRRRESAVAALSAEEEAALDDLARSRQ; encoded by the coding sequence ATGTCGCCCGCAGGCGCCGTGCAGCCCGACGAGGTGCTGGCCGATCCGGCGCTGGAATCGCGCGCCCGCGACCTTTCGGCGGGCCTCAGGTGCCTCGTCTGCCAGAACCAGTCCATCGACGATTCGGACGCCGAACTCGCCAAGGACCTGCGGGTGCTGGTGCGCCAGCGGCTGGTCGCCGGCGATACCAATGCCGAGGTGATCGACTATCTGGTGTCGCGCTACGGCGAGTTCGTGCTGCTGAAGCCGCGCTTCGAGTGGGGCACGCTGGCGCTCTGGGCGACGCCCGTCGTCGTGCTGCTCTCCGGCGTCGCCTTCGCGGTGTCCAGCGTCCGGCAGCGCCGCCGCGAAAGCGCTGTCGCCGCGCTCTCGGCCGAGGAAGAGGCGGCGCTCGACGATCTTGCACGGTCGCGGCAATAG